Proteins from a genomic interval of Gemmatimonadales bacterium:
- a CDS encoding SURF1 family protein, whose amino-acid sequence MTSRYPLAFVIFSLFMGVVCLRLGVWQLDRLDTRRATNASALAERALPEVDARTLHDSTGNRRARATGAYDYDQEIILRGRGRSGVPGVEVVTPMRLAGSDSAILVLRGYVPSADAIGYDAQLHREADSTTVSGITMAVPIDPTGARPAERNGTTTWRRLDLATLRERLPYPIAPVYIIADSPATVSPAPLRSSAPPLDDGPHLNYAIQWFGFATIAFGGAAAIWWKRRHPAAPMA is encoded by the coding sequence ATGACCTCACGGTACCCGCTCGCCTTCGTGATCTTCTCGCTCTTCATGGGGGTAGTCTGCCTGCGCCTCGGTGTGTGGCAGCTCGACCGGCTCGACACGCGGCGAGCCACCAACGCCTCGGCGCTCGCGGAACGCGCGCTGCCCGAGGTCGATGCCCGCACCCTGCACGACTCGACGGGGAACCGGCGCGCCAGGGCGACGGGGGCCTACGACTACGACCAGGAAATCATTCTCCGGGGACGGGGCCGCAGCGGCGTTCCGGGGGTCGAGGTGGTCACACCGATGCGACTGGCGGGTTCGGATTCGGCGATCCTTGTCCTCCGCGGCTATGTCCCCTCGGCCGACGCCATCGGCTACGATGCGCAGCTCCACCGCGAGGCAGACTCGACCACCGTCTCCGGCATCACAATGGCAGTCCCGATTGATCCCACGGGCGCCAGGCCCGCCGAGCGCAATGGCACCACCACCTGGCGCCGGCTCGACCTCGCCACGCTGCGCGAGCGACTCCCCTATCCCATCGCGCCGGTCTACATCATTGCCGATTCCCCGGCGACGGTGTCCCCCGCCCCGCTGCGAAGCAGCGCGCCCCCGCTCGACGACGGCCCTCACCTGAACTATGCCATCCAGTGGTTCGGCTTCGCCACCATCGCCTTCGGAGGGGCCGCAGCGATCTGGTGGAAGCGGCGACATCCCGCTGCGCCGATGGCCTGA